Proteins encoded together in one Campylobacter peloridis LMG 23910 window:
- a CDS encoding divergent polysaccharide deacetylase family protein — MKKIKKQYKVLLALCVIILGIILFAFSALSFKKTENKFYEINNSTIIEQNASSLQQSSIHFEEVNSTLYDEKLEFLDKNISEILNLKTHELNTTKNDDNLSENNVNYIEKNQIDLSEKETNTSKEQNISSLKNNQQNKQNTKNILQTKPQLAIIIDDMASHTHVDMLKKTNLKLIPSFFPPDKRHPYTAEFAKDFDFFMVHLPLAAIKYDKAELNTLNPNDNKEKITKRIEFIKNEFPNLKFINNHTGSLFTSDEKAMERLFDALNKNGFIFVDSRTIGNSKAKKLSKKFHQPYIARDIFLDNEDNVEYIKKQIIQAINEAKKKGFAIAIGHPKEKTFEALVQSKDLLNSVELVYLNEIY; from the coding sequence TTGAAAAAAATTAAAAAACAATACAAAGTGCTTTTAGCACTTTGTGTAATTATATTGGGGATTATTCTTTTTGCTTTTAGTGCTTTGTCTTTTAAAAAAACAGAAAATAAGTTTTATGAAATTAATAATAGCACTATAATAGAACAAAATGCTTCATCTTTACAACAATCAAGTATTCATTTTGAAGAGGTAAATTCTACCTTATATGATGAAAAATTAGAATTTCTAGATAAAAATATCAGTGAAATTTTAAATTTAAAAACACATGAATTAAATACTACAAAAAACGATGATAATTTAAGTGAAAACAATGTAAATTATATTGAGAAAAATCAAATTGATTTAAGCGAAAAAGAAACAAATACATCTAAAGAGCAAAATATTTCTTCTTTAAAAAATAATCAGCAAAACAAACAAAATACCAAAAATATCTTACAAACAAAGCCTCAGCTTGCTATCATTATAGATGATATGGCAAGTCATACTCATGTAGATATGCTTAAAAAAACGAATTTAAAATTAATACCATCATTTTTTCCGCCCGATAAGCGCCATCCATATACGGCTGAATTTGCTAAAGATTTTGATTTTTTTATGGTGCATTTGCCTTTGGCTGCGATAAAATACGATAAGGCAGAATTAAATACTTTAAATCCAAATGATAATAAAGAAAAAATTACAAAACGCATTGAATTTATAAAAAATGAGTTCCCAAATTTAAAATTTATAAATAACCATACAGGTAGTTTATTTACTTCAGATGAAAAAGCAATGGAGCGACTTTTTGATGCGTTAAATAAAAATGGCTTTATTTTTGTTGATTCTAGAACAATTGGAAATTCTAAAGCCAAAAAGTTATCTAAAAAATTTCATCAACCATATATTGCAAGAGATATTTTTTTAGATAATGAAGATAATGTAGAATACATAAAAAAGCAAATCATTCAAGCGATAAACGAAGCAAAAAAGAAAGGTTTTGCTATAGCCATAGGACATCCTAAGGAGAAAACTTTTGAAGCTTTAGTTCAAAGTAAAGATTTGTTAAATTCAGTCGAGCTTGTATATTTAAATGAAATTTATTGA
- the ilvC gene encoding ketol-acid reductoisomerase, which translates to MAVSIYYDKDCDVNLIKSKKVAIIGFGSQGHAHAMNLRDSGVEVIIGLKEGGQSWAKAQNANFVVKSVKEATKEADLIMILAPDEIQSEIFNEEIKPELKTGKTLAFAHGFNIHYGQIIVPSGIDVIMIAPKAPGHTVRHEFSIGGGTPCLIAIHQDESKNAKNLALSYACAIGGGRTGIIETTFKAETETDLFGEQAVLCGGLSALIQAGFQTLVEAGYEPEMAYFECLHEMKLIVDLIYQGGIADMRYSVSNTAEYGDYISGPKIINEETKKAMKEVLKDIQNGSFAKDFILERRANFARMHAERRLMNDSLIEQTGRKLRAMMPWISAKKLVDKEKN; encoded by the coding sequence ATGGCTGTAAGTATTTATTATGATAAAGATTGTGATGTAAATTTAATAAAATCAAAAAAAGTTGCCATTATAGGCTTTGGCTCTCAAGGACACGCTCATGCTATGAATTTAAGAGATAGTGGTGTGGAAGTTATCATAGGTTTAAAAGAAGGTGGGCAAAGTTGGGCAAAAGCACAAAATGCTAATTTTGTGGTAAAAAGCGTAAAAGAAGCGACTAAAGAAGCAGATTTGATTATGATTTTAGCTCCTGATGAAATTCAAAGTGAAATTTTTAATGAAGAAATTAAACCAGAATTAAAAACAGGTAAAACTCTAGCATTTGCACATGGATTTAATATCCATTATGGACAAATCATTGTACCAAGTGGTATAGATGTGATTATGATAGCACCTAAGGCTCCAGGACATACTGTAAGACATGAATTTAGCATAGGTGGAGGCACGCCTTGCTTAATTGCTATCCATCAAGATGAGAGTAAAAATGCAAAAAATTTAGCTTTAAGTTATGCTTGTGCTATAGGCGGGGGTAGAACAGGTATTATAGAAACGACTTTTAAAGCTGAAACTGAAACAGATTTATTTGGCGAGCAAGCAGTGCTTTGTGGAGGATTAAGTGCTTTAATTCAAGCGGGTTTTCAAACCTTAGTTGAAGCAGGGTATGAGCCTGAAATGGCGTATTTTGAGTGCTTACATGAAATGAAGTTGATTGTGGATTTAATCTACCAAGGAGGCATTGCTGATATGAGGTATTCTGTTTCTAATACTGCTGAATATGGAGATTATATTAGTGGGCCTAAAATTATAAACGAAGAAACTAAAAAGGCTATGAAAGAAGTTTTAAAAGATATACAAAATGGAAGCTTTGCTAAAGACTTTATTTTAGAAAGAAGAGCAAATTTTGCAAGAATGCATGCAGAGCGTAGATTGATGAATGATTCTTTGATAGAACAAACAGGGCGCAAATTGCGTGCAATGATGCCTTGGATAAGTGCTAAAAAATTAGTAGATAAAGAAAAAAATTAA
- a CDS encoding VacB/RNase II family 3'-5' exoribonuclease → MKELFNQLSYGLNANEITNKNKQIIRELLTCEIIKFYKNKYYLKDGFTFGKIDISANGTGFLQSYDIAFKRDLLIENKNLKGANYADIVVAKLLPLKKKRPSAKVVLILKRAHETSLVVTKKYGEAVLGVNIQTGLACALKASQKSLKTLPLGTILKIENHNNNITEVIGHIDDDFVDEKISLALFNKNAIFDNLCENEAKAYGNSVDASMYPSRKDLRNLNFCTIDPVDAKDFDDAIYYDKNEHAIYVAIADVSAYVHAYSAIDKEARARGFSIYFPHIAIPMLPRALSENICSLKPNEDRLAFCFKISLDQNNEVIKEELFEAIINSKRRFNYDEVDEYLKTHQNLNNINWLYDAFKITQALRKKRLKNACEFKTQELRMTLDENNKLISTRLESDTASHNLIEDCMLLANKAAAKLIDIGIFRNHLSPDYKKINQLLADLSTLSIDITPKNNAIELIKDIQALANELNIREEVDKLIIKAQKKAEYASENAGHFGLGFDKYTHFTSPIRRYSDLILHRLLKAKINQDEKMFNYLLLNIQSTCEQLSILEREADKVAWDFMDRKFARWASKNLGKKFKALVVENQNTLEVKLDDEIKGALVIIIGSRANLLERVEVEICEVDIINAKIFGKITKHFNLEREKNV, encoded by the coding sequence ATGAAAGAATTATTTAATCAACTAAGCTATGGTTTAAATGCTAATGAAATTACCAATAAAAACAAGCAAATCATTAGAGAATTATTAACTTGTGAGATTATTAAATTTTATAAAAATAAATACTATTTAAAAGATGGTTTTACTTTTGGAAAAATAGACATTTCTGCTAATGGAACAGGATTTTTACAAAGCTATGATATTGCTTTTAAAAGAGATTTGCTAATTGAAAATAAAAATTTAAAAGGGGCAAATTATGCTGATATAGTTGTAGCAAAATTACTCCCTCTTAAAAAAAAGCGTCCTAGTGCTAAGGTTGTTTTGATACTAAAACGAGCCCATGAAACCTCTTTAGTTGTAACTAAAAAATACGGCGAAGCTGTGCTTGGGGTTAATATACAAACTGGACTTGCATGTGCTTTAAAAGCCTCTCAAAAATCATTAAAAACTTTGCCTTTAGGGACTATTTTAAAAATAGAAAATCACAATAACAACATCACAGAAGTTATAGGGCATATTGATGATGATTTTGTTGATGAAAAAATTTCTTTAGCACTTTTTAACAAAAATGCAATTTTTGATAATTTATGTGAAAATGAAGCTAAAGCTTATGGAAATAGCGTAGATGCAAGTATGTATCCATCAAGAAAGGATCTTAGAAATTTAAATTTTTGCACCATAGATCCAGTTGATGCAAAAGATTTTGATGATGCTATTTATTATGATAAAAACGAACATGCTATTTATGTGGCTATAGCTGATGTGAGTGCTTATGTGCATGCATATAGCGCTATTGATAAAGAAGCAAGAGCTAGGGGTTTTTCTATTTATTTTCCTCATATTGCTATACCTATGCTTCCAAGGGCTTTAAGTGAAAATATTTGCTCTTTAAAACCCAATGAAGATCGCCTAGCCTTTTGTTTTAAAATAAGTTTAGATCAAAACAATGAAGTAATCAAAGAAGAGCTTTTTGAAGCTATTATTAATTCAAAACGCCGTTTTAATTATGATGAAGTTGATGAGTATTTAAAAACGCATCAAAATTTAAACAATATCAATTGGCTTTATGATGCTTTTAAAATCACACAAGCTTTACGCAAAAAGCGTTTAAAAAATGCATGCGAGTTTAAAACCCAAGAACTTAGAATGACTTTAGATGAAAATAACAAACTCATAAGCACAAGATTAGAAAGTGATACAGCTTCACATAATCTAATAGAAGATTGCATGCTTTTAGCCAATAAAGCAGCAGCAAAACTTATAGATATAGGAATTTTTAGAAACCATTTAAGTCCTGATTATAAAAAAATCAATCAATTACTAGCTGATCTTTCAACTCTTAGTATAGATATAACCCCTAAAAATAACGCTATAGAGCTTATTAAGGATATACAAGCTTTAGCAAATGAGTTAAATATAAGAGAAGAGGTTGATAAACTCATTATCAAAGCTCAAAAAAAAGCAGAATATGCTAGCGAAAATGCTGGACATTTTGGTTTGGGTTTTGATAAATACACTCATTTTACAAGCCCTATTAGAAGGTATTCAGATCTTATTTTACATAGACTTTTAAAGGCAAAAATCAATCAAGATGAGAAAATGTTTAATTATTTGCTTTTAAATATACAAAGTACTTGTGAGCAATTAAGTATTTTAGAAAGAGAGGCAGATAAAGTTGCTTGGGATTTTATGGATAGAAAATTTGCAAGATGGGCAAGTAAAAATTTAGGAAAAAAATTCAAGGCCTTGGTTGTGGAAAATCAAAATACTTTAGAAGTAAAATTAGATGATGAAATCAAAGGGGCTTTGGTTATCATCATAGGTTCAAGAGCAAATTTGTTAGAACGCGTAGAAGTTGAAATTTGCGAAGTAGATATTATAAATGCTAAAATTTTTGGAAAAATAACTAAGCATTTTAACTTAGAAAGAGAAAAAAATGTATAA
- the holA gene encoding DNA polymerase III subunit delta: MYKNQLQNLLKQNNIPNFFLLYGADNFQIELYAKFIKDKFTFDESLKFYFEEYDFKQAYDYLSSASLFSEKKLLEIKTQKKIPSKELKQLVDLCQNSQDNYFLLEIYDESSKQNEAEKIFSNNFCRFYKVNSAKEGIELLALKAQELNIKITQNALFALFYNFNENLYLAANELNKFSGLNIDEKIIQDYCYSLSTISFESFFDNLMQKKDLRNDLEKILDNYNEIAILNSLYTSFLRLFKISLHVKTHGNLELKEILGYTPPAYVAQNLQKQAFMIKIPQYKNIFLTLAQCEYELKKNSKIEKKEFLISTLLQISSILKS; this comes from the coding sequence ATGTATAAAAATCAGCTTCAAAATCTACTCAAGCAAAATAATATTCCTAATTTTTTCTTACTTTATGGAGCGGATAATTTTCAAATAGAACTCTATGCCAAATTTATCAAAGATAAATTTACATTCGATGAAAGCTTGAAATTTTATTTTGAAGAATATGATTTTAAACAAGCATATGATTATTTATCTAGTGCTTCTTTGTTTAGCGAAAAAAAACTACTAGAAATCAAAACTCAAAAAAAAATTCCAAGTAAAGAACTTAAGCAACTTGTTGATTTATGTCAAAATTCACAAGATAATTATTTTTTACTTGAAATTTATGATGAAAGTTCCAAACAAAATGAAGCAGAAAAAATTTTTTCTAATAATTTTTGTAGATTCTACAAAGTAAATTCAGCTAAAGAAGGTATAGAATTACTAGCTTTAAAAGCTCAAGAATTAAACATAAAAATAACACAAAATGCTCTTTTTGCTTTATTTTATAATTTTAATGAAAATTTGTATTTAGCAGCTAATGAGTTAAATAAATTCAGTGGTTTAAATATCGATGAAAAAATAATACAAGATTATTGTTATAGTTTAAGTACTATTAGCTTTGAAAGCTTTTTTGATAATCTTATGCAAAAAAAAGACTTAAGAAATGATCTTGAAAAAATATTAGATAACTATAATGAAATTGCTATACTTAATTCCTTATATACTAGTTTTTTAAGGTTATTTAAAATAAGCTTACATGTAAAAACACATGGCAATTTAGAATTAAAAGAAATTTTAGGTTATACTCCTCCTGCTTATGTAGCACAAAATTTGCAAAAACAAGCGTTTATGATAAAAATCCCACAATATAAAAATATTTTTCTTACACTAGCACAATGTGAATATGAATTGAAAAAAAATTCTAAAATAGAAAAAAAAGAATTTTTAATCTCAACACTTTTGCAAATTAGCTCTATATTAAAAAGTTAA
- the rpsF gene encoding 30S ribosomal protein S6 yields MKHYEVLFILKPTLTEEEVSAKLEFIKEVLTKNGAQIESIVPMGTRKLAYKIKKYERGTYFVIYFKAPTTLIAELERVLRITEEVIRFLIVKYENKKEIAAWEKLSKGIKQNKKEIKASENTEG; encoded by the coding sequence ATGAAACATTATGAAGTTTTATTTATATTAAAACCAACACTTACCGAAGAAGAAGTGAGTGCTAAGTTGGAATTCATAAAAGAAGTCCTAACCAAAAATGGTGCGCAAATTGAAAGCATTGTTCCTATGGGGACAAGAAAACTTGCGTATAAAATCAAAAAATACGAAAGAGGAACTTATTTCGTGATTTATTTTAAAGCTCCAACAACTTTAATCGCAGAGCTTGAAAGGGTATTAAGAATCACAGAAGAAGTTATAAGATTTTTAATCGTAAAATATGAAAACAAAAAAGAAATTGCTGCTTGGGAAAAGCTAAGCAAAGGCATTAAACAAAATAAAAAAGAAATTAAAGCTAGCGAAAATACAGAAGGCTGA
- a CDS encoding single-stranded DNA-binding protein, with protein MFNKVVLVGNLTRDIEMRYAPSGSAIGSSAIAVTRKFSTNMGEKREETCFIDISFFGRTAEIANQYLGKGSKVLIEGRLRFEQWSDQNGQNRSKHSVQVENLEMLGSAMQNNQQNNFASQNHNQNFHQEQSYDPYAAQAQTRANPSQNSYHNSQKETPMKEIDIDKYDDDTELPF; from the coding sequence ATGTTTAACAAAGTCGTTTTAGTAGGTAATCTTACTAGGGATATAGAAATGCGTTATGCACCATCAGGTAGTGCAATAGGAAGTTCTGCTATAGCTGTAACTAGAAAATTCAGCACTAATATGGGAGAAAAAAGAGAAGAAACCTGCTTTATCGATATCAGTTTTTTTGGAAGAACAGCAGAAATTGCTAACCAATACCTTGGAAAAGGAAGTAAAGTTTTAATTGAAGGTCGTTTAAGATTTGAGCAATGGAGTGATCAAAATGGACAAAATAGATCAAAACATAGTGTTCAAGTTGAAAATTTAGAAATGCTTGGTTCGGCTATGCAAAATAACCAACAAAATAACTTTGCTAGTCAAAACCATAATCAAAATTTCCACCAAGAACAAAGCTATGATCCTTACGCTGCTCAAGCACAAACTAGAGCAAATCCATCGCAAAATTCATATCATAACTCTCAAAAAGAAACACCTATGAAAGAAATTGATATAGACAAATACGATGATGATACAGAATTACCATTTTAA
- the rpsR gene encoding 30S ribosomal protein S18: MAEKRKYSRKYCKYTEAKIDFIDYKDTALLKHALSERFKIMPRRLTGTSKKHQEMVEVAIKRARHVALIPYIVDRKEVVTNPFEGL; this comes from the coding sequence ATGGCAGAAAAAAGAAAATATTCACGCAAATATTGCAAATACACTGAAGCAAAAATTGACTTCATTGATTATAAAGATACAGCTTTATTAAAGCACGCTTTATCAGAAAGATTTAAAATAATGCCACGCCGTTTAACTGGCACTAGCAAAAAACATCAAGAAATGGTAGAAGTTGCTATAAAACGCGCTAGACATGTAGCACTTATACCTTATATAGTTGATAGAAAAGAAGTTGTTACTAATCCTTTTGAAGGACTATAA
- a CDS encoding MarC family protein: MFSDIESEIYIILLASITILAVLNPFGNLPQFLAMTEGLDADKRKKLFRNIIYTAFCIVLVFLLLGPFIMKYLFKININDLRVAGGLILIIMSTKNLLFTPSSSQFQHYQDLNHKELLKKSIVPMAFPMLVGPGTLSTIVVISEDQNLGIAIASIFLTFTFIFGLFHFSATIEKVIGKLVLYVFSRIALVFIMAMGVKMMAIGIEAYIQSNLG; this comes from the coding sequence ATGTTTTCAGATATAGAATCTGAAATTTATATTATATTGCTTGCATCAATTACTATCCTTGCTGTATTAAATCCTTTTGGAAATCTTCCTCAATTTCTTGCAATGACAGAGGGATTAGATGCTGATAAAAGAAAAAAACTTTTTAGAAATATTATTTATACTGCTTTTTGCATTGTTTTAGTATTTTTACTTTTAGGCCCCTTTATCATGAAATATTTATTTAAAATAAATATCAATGATTTAAGAGTCGCTGGTGGTTTGATTTTAATTATAATGAGCACAAAAAATCTACTTTTTACTCCATCTAGTAGTCAATTTCAACACTATCAAGATTTAAATCACAAAGAACTTTTGAAAAAAAGTATAGTTCCTATGGCTTTTCCTATGTTAGTTGGACCTGGAACACTTTCGACTATAGTTGTTATCTCTGAAGATCAAAATTTGGGTATTGCCATTGCTTCTATTTTCTTAACTTTTACCTTTATCTTTGGACTTTTTCACTTTTCTGCAACCATTGAAAAAGTAATAGGCAAACTTGTTCTTTATGTATTCTCGCGTATTGCTTTGGTTTTTATCATGGCAATGGGAGTTAAAATGATGGCCATTGGAATTGAAGCTTATATTCAATCAAACTTAGGATAA
- a CDS encoding prepilin-type N-terminal cleavage/methylation domain-containing protein, translating to MKKAFSLLELVLSILIFSIIIAILSNPSIQLYDKVFQVKKTNEVFFDLNQILLKIEKIQQDCIEFKYNSHSFECYVSASNDIFYDNSLNRMNFSGVILEDNKSFFSPKSNFYIIENAVLKGIFANYKDIHSIRKQKIYPSDFMFVYNLKEQKIHKIFVENNENINFYGDNFSGFYNILYAYIKIYFNNEKIFMQIDNLHGDTKEFLFMQNISKFELDRENNLLKIKICENALNECLSKWIHL from the coding sequence ATGAAAAAAGCTTTTAGTTTATTAGAACTTGTTTTAAGTATTTTAATTTTTTCTATTATAATAGCTATTTTGAGTAATCCTTCTATACAATTATATGATAAAGTTTTTCAAGTAAAAAAAACCAATGAAGTGTTTTTTGACTTAAATCAAATTTTATTAAAAATTGAAAAAATCCAGCAAGATTGTATTGAGTTTAAATATAATAGCCATTCTTTTGAGTGTTATGTAAGTGCTAGTAATGATATATTTTATGATAATTCTTTAAATAGGATGAATTTTAGCGGGGTTATTTTAGAAGATAATAAAAGTTTTTTTAGCCCAAAAAGTAATTTTTATATTATTGAAAATGCTGTTTTAAAAGGTATTTTTGCTAATTATAAAGATATACATAGTATAAGAAAACAAAAAATATATCCTAGTGATTTTATGTTTGTTTATAATTTAAAAGAACAAAAAATACATAAAATTTTTGTAGAAAATAATGAAAATATTAATTTTTATGGTGATAATTTTAGTGGTTTTTATAATATCTTATATGCGTATATAAAAATATATTTTAATAATGAAAAAATTTTTATGCAAATAGATAATTTGCATGGCGATACAAAAGAATTTTTATTTATGCAAAATATTTCTAAATTTGAACTTGATAGAGAAAATAATTTATTAAAAATAAAAATCTGCGAAAATGCACTCAATGAATGCCTAAGTAAGTGGATACATCTATGA
- a CDS encoding pyrroline-5-carboxylate reductase, whose product MNKIYILGNGAMASAIAKGLEDSYEIIVVARNPKKVTNINAKIISYDNFDLEGKNILLAFKPYALDEVANLLKGKARWLISVLANTTFEQLYCIKSQNYIKIMPNIAAEFKASTTGYLIENDLYKDEVISVLNTFGKSFLLQNEKEFNVAMVLSGCAPAFLSLVAEALSNAGLKNGLKNDLSYQLTRSTFESFSALLNHEHPAIIKEKICSPAGVTIKGVEALEKKALRGAFFEAFEASLGK is encoded by the coding sequence ATGAATAAAATTTATATTTTAGGAAATGGTGCTATGGCAAGTGCTATAGCTAAAGGACTTGAAGATAGTTATGAAATTATTGTTGTAGCTAGAAATCCAAAGAAAGTTACAAATATTAATGCCAAAATAATATCTTATGATAATTTTGATTTGGAAGGCAAAAATATTCTTTTGGCTTTTAAACCTTATGCTTTAGATGAAGTTGCTAATTTGCTAAAAGGTAAAGCAAGATGGCTTATTTCGGTTTTGGCTAATACTACTTTTGAGCAACTTTATTGTATTAAATCACAAAATTATATAAAAATAATGCCAAATATTGCTGCTGAATTTAAAGCTTCTACGACTGGTTATTTAATAGAGAATGATTTATATAAAGATGAAGTTATATCGGTGTTAAATACTTTTGGGAAATCATTTTTACTACAAAATGAAAAAGAATTTAATGTAGCTATGGTTTTAAGTGGTTGTGCACCTGCTTTTTTATCTTTGGTTGCAGAAGCTCTTTCAAATGCTGGATTAAAAAATGGATTAAAAAATGATTTGAGTTATCAGTTAACTAGATCTACTTTTGAAAGTTTTAGTGCTTTATTAAACCACGAGCATCCTGCTATCATAAAAGAGAAAATTTGTTCTCCAGCAGGAGTTACCATAAAAGGAGTAGAAGCTTTAGAAAAGAAAGCTTTGCGTGGTGCATTTTTTGAAGCTTTTGAGGCAAGTTTAGGTAAATGA
- the fliW gene encoding flagellar assembly protein FliW, translating into MNLEVKCPILGFEETKNMNFYKIDEVFYRLKSLDGKDFSFVMIDPYMIRPDYDFEVPDYYQELLALNEKTNFGVFVIVAVNEPLEESTVNFLAPVVMNYDNNSLVQVILDTTKYPNYFQSEKISTFIKSSKTNE; encoded by the coding sequence ATGAACTTAGAAGTTAAATGTCCTATTTTGGGTTTTGAAGAAACCAAAAATATGAATTTTTACAAGATTGATGAAGTATTTTACAGATTAAAAAGTCTTGATGGAAAAGATTTTTCTTTTGTGATGATTGATCCTTACATGATTCGTCCAGATTATGATTTTGAGGTTCCTGATTATTATCAAGAATTATTAGCATTAAACGAAAAAACTAATTTTGGTGTTTTTGTTATAGTTGCTGTAAATGAACCATTAGAAGAATCTACTGTGAATTTTTTAGCTCCTGTTGTGATGAATTATGATAATAATTCTTTAGTGCAAGTGATTTTAGATACCACAAAGTATCCAAATTATTTTCAGTCCGAAAAAATTTCTACTTTTATAAAATCATCAAAAACTAATGAATAA
- a CDS encoding outer membrane protein assembly factor BamD has product MKKFSFFCIIITSLFLAACSSKKTEDLYNLSAMQWYEQIIKDLQEKNLESADKHYTSMAAEHIADPLLEQTLLILAQAHIVEEEYEMANFYLDEYLNKFGDSQNIAYIRYLKIKAKFDSFAVPNRNQALMLKTIQEINEYNKSYPNTQYKDLIDTMLTKFNLAVFYLDSSIAELYNKLDKKESYEIYKNKLENSDFNKIDMIKPELPWYRKIFEEGIM; this is encoded by the coding sequence ATGAAAAAATTTTCTTTTTTTTGTATTATCATTACAAGTTTATTTTTAGCAGCTTGTAGTTCTAAAAAAACTGAGGATTTATACAATCTTAGTGCTATGCAATGGTATGAACAAATCATTAAAGACTTGCAAGAAAAAAATTTAGAATCTGCAGACAAACACTACACTTCAATGGCTGCTGAGCATATAGCTGATCCTTTATTGGAACAAACTTTACTTATTTTAGCACAAGCTCATATCGTAGAAGAAGAATATGAAATGGCTAATTTTTATTTAGATGAATATCTAAATAAATTTGGTGATTCTCAGAATATAGCCTATATAAGATATTTAAAAATAAAAGCTAAATTTGACTCTTTTGCTGTTCCAAATCGCAATCAAGCTTTGATGCTAAAAACCATACAAGAAATTAACGAATATAACAAATCTTATCCAAATACTCAATATAAAGATTTAATTGACACCATGCTTACTAAATTTAATCTTGCTGTTTTTTATTTAGACTCAAGCATAGCAGAACTTTATAACAAACTAGACAAAAAAGAAAGTTATGAAATTTACAAAAATAAATTAGAAAATTCTGATTTTAATAAAATAGACATGATAAAACCTGAACTTCCTTGGTATAGAAAAATATTTGAAGAAGGTATAATGTAA